From the genome of Pyxidicoccus trucidator:
CAGGCTGCCGATGGTGAGGCGCTTGTCGGGGCTGCCGTCGGCGACGGAGCGCGCTTCTCCGCCCTCTCCGCCCTCCTTGCCCACGGCCTCCACCGCCTCGTGCGACGCGCCCGAGGTGATGAGGCGGAACTTCTCCCCCGCCTCGCGGTCGTGCTGGGCCTGCTCGGGGTCCAGCCTGGCAATCAGCTGCCAGAAGAGGGCGGCGTGCTCGCGCTCCTCGTCCATGATGTGGCGGAGGACGGCCTTGGCCTCCTCGTTGTCGGTGGCGTCGATGTGCGCGGCGTAGAGGTTGATGGCGTCCAGCTCCGCCTCGATGTTCAGCCGGATGGAGCGGGCCAGCTCCGTGTCGGACATCTTCCGGGGCACAAGCGAGTGGAACGGGTTGGTCTGCGGCATGAAGGCCCTCCGGAGGCCGGCGGCGGAGTCCAGGTCCTGGACGCCTGAGAACGCGGGGAGCATCCGCGCGGCCCGGGGCCCGGGTCAACGGAATCCCTTCGCCCGCGTTGCGTAGATGCCGCTGCCTCCGTCATGCTCACGGCATGGAAACACCGGCGCCGCTCTCCCAACTGCTCCAGGCCCTGGAGGCGGGGGACCTGCCAGCCGCGCGCGCGGCGGCGGCGGCACTGCAACGGGCGGGAGCCCACTCCGTTCAGCTGGCGGCGGAGGTACTGCACGAGCTGCGGCAGCCCCTCCTGGGCGTGAAGGCCTATGCGCAGCTCCTCGCGGAGGACGGCGGCCCCAGCGGCCCGCTCCGGCTCCTGCTCGCCCAGGTCGAGCGGATGGAGCAGATTGTCTCCGACTACATCCGCCTGGCCAGCGAGCGCCCCGCGCCCCAGCAGCACCTGTCGCTGGCGGCCCCCATCTGGGCGGCGGCGAAGCTGTTCAGCATCAACCCCGACTCCGCGCGCATCTCCCTGGAAGTAGAGGCGCCCGAGGACATCTCCGTGCAGGGCAACGCGCGGCTCATCGAGCAGCTCACCCTCAACCTCCTGAACAACGCGCGCGACGCGATGGCAGGGCGAGGGCGCGTGAAGGTGGTGCTCGCGCGCGAGGGCTCGTCGCCGGTGCTGTACGTGGCGGACTGGGGCCCGGGCATCCCCGACGAGCTGCGCGAGCGAATCTTCGAGCCCTACGTCACCGCCAACAAGCGGGGCACGGGGCTGGGGCTGGCCGTGTGCCGGCGCATCGCCCAGGAGCACCGCGCGCAGATTGGCCTGGCGGCTCCGGGAATCATCCGCGACGTGCCGCCGCCGGCCACGGTGTTCCGGGTGCTCTTCCCCGCCACGGACGCGGCGCCCACGCGGCGCCAGCGGCTGCTGGTGGTGGACGATGAGACCATCATCCGAATGGTCTTCCGGGACTTGATGAGCAAGGAGTGCGAGGTCATCGAGGCGGCCAGCGGCGAGGAAGCGCTCGATTTGCTGCGGCAGGCGCCGGTGGACCTCATCGTCACGGACAAGAACCTGCCGGGCCTGTCCGGGCTGGAGCTGGCGCAGCAGGCGCGGCGGCTCTACTCCAACTCGCGCGTCATCCTGATGACGGGCTACCCGTCCCTGGTGACGACGCAGCAGGCGCTGGAGCTGGGCGTGGTGGACTACCTGCTCAAGCCCTTCGACGACATCCGGCAGGTGCGGGCGCTGCTGCGCACCTCGCTGTCCGAGCAGGCCCTGCCTCCCGCGCCGCGGACGGCGACCGAGATGCGGCGGGTGGACGTGCTGGAGGACAACCCGACGACGGCGAAGCTCATCACCGAGGCGCTGGCGCTGGCGGGGCTGGAGGCGCGGGTGCTGGCCTCGGCCGAGCTGATGGCGATGGAGAAGCCCGTGGGCGTGGTGGTGAGCTGGGACTTCGCACCAGCCTACGGACGCAAGGCGCTGGAGCTGGCCAAGGCGCTGTCGCAGGGCGCCCCCTTCGTCGTGCTGGCCGAGCACCTCACCATGGAGACGGCGCTGGAGTCCCTGCGCGCCGGCGCCTCCGCATGCCTGCCCAAGCTGCTGTCCGACATCACGGCCCTCAGCCGTGAGCTGAGCCGCGCATTCAAGAGAGAGGCCCCATGAGACTCGCGCTCCTGTCCGTCCTGCTGCTCGCGGTGTCCTGCTCCTCGGACAAGCCCCCGCAGCCGGGACGACAGGACGCGGGAGGCGGCGACGACGCGGGAATCATGGAGGACGCGGGCACGGAGCCGGATGGCGGCGACGAACCGGACGCGGGCACGGAGCCCTCGGACTCGGGCACGGAGGACGACGCGGGCACCGGAGTGGACGGTGGCAATCCGGACACGGACGCCGGCACGACGGACGGTGGAGCCTGCGAGGCCCCCGCCCCGGAGCGCGGAACGGAGCTGGCCGCCCGACTGAACGCGCCCCGACGGCTAGCGCTGGATGCGACGGACCTCTACATCTCCGAGTCGCACTCGCTGAATCCCCAGCAGCCGTCACCGGGGGCAGGGCAGGTGCTGAAGTTCTCGCGCGCGGGAGGCGAGCCCACGCCCCTGGCCACGGGCTTCCGCGCGCCGGATGCCCTCGCCGTGGATGCGACGAGCATCTACGTGCTCGACCTGGATGGGCTCTGGCAGGTGGACAAGGCGACGGGGAGGCGGGGAGACCTGCCCATCGACGCGACGGTCAGCAACGTCACCGTCGGAGGCACCGAGGTGCTTCGCGCCAGCGTCTCGGGCCGTGAGGTGGTCGTGGTGGCCACGGGGAATCGCTGGCTGGTCCGGGTGGACACTGACGGAGGCAATCGCCAGGAGCTGTACGCCGGCACGGGGGCCACGCAGGTGCGGAGCGCGAGGCTCGTGGGCACGGACGTGTGGTTCCTGGTCTCCGGCGGCCCCAACCCCGGCCTCTACCGCGTCCCGCTGGACGGCAGCGCGGCGGCGGAGCGGCGGGACGCCACGGTGACGCGAGGCAACTCGCTGGAGGTGACGCCCACACACTTCCTCATCACCGAGGGCGCGGGCGGCACGGGCCGGGTGCTGAAGCTGCCACGAAGCGGGGGCACGGCTGAAATCCTCGCCGAAGGACTCCAGGGCCCGTGGTTCCCCGTGGAGCTGAATGGGGCCGTCTACTTCAAGGAGGCGCGTGCCGGCGGTGCTGACTTCCTGCGCCGCGTGCGCGCGTGCGCGCCGGGCACGTCGGACGCGGTGGGCCCCGAGGGCACGGGCCCGGGCGGGCTGCTGGTGGACGGCAACACGCTGCTCTACACGTCCCAGGAGAGCGGCACCGGAGGCGCGGTGGGTCGGGTGCCCTGAGCCGGGGCCCAGGCCGGAAGGCCCCCTCCCCTGCCCTGAAAAGACCACGGCCCCGGCGCCTCACTGAGGAGGCATCCGGGGCCGCGTTCTTCCCATCAAGAAACCTCACCGGACCCGCGGGCCCGAGGCGTCTGCCCCGGGCCGTGGGTGTCGGCTCAGTAGTCCATGTCGTCGCCGCCGTAGTCCGGCATCCCGCCGCCGCCGGCGCCGCCGCCCTTGCCCTTCTTCTTCGCGGGGCGGTCGGCGATCATCGCCTCGGTGGTCAGCAGCAGCGAGGCGACGGAGGCGGCGTTCTGCAGCGCGGTGCGCTCCACCTTCGTCGGGTCGATGACGCCGGCCTTCTCCAGGTCCTCGTAGACCTCGGTGCGGGCGTTGAAGCCGTACGCGCCCTTGCCGTCGCGGACCTTGTTGATGACCACGGCGCCCTCGACACCGGCGTTGCTGGCAATCTTCCGCAGCGGCTCCTGGAGCGCGCGACGGATGATGTCCACGCCGAAGTCCAGCTCACCGCCCAGCTTCAGCGCCTCCAGCGCGGGCAGGCAGCGCAGGTACGCCACGCCACCGCCAGGGACGATGCCCTCCTCGACGGCCGCGCGGGTCGCATGCAGCGCGTCCTCGACGCGGGCCTTCTTCTCCTTCATCTCCGTCTCGGTGGCGGCACCGACGTTGATGACGGCCACGCCGCCCACCAGCTTGGCCAGCCGCTCCTGGAGCTTCTCGCGGTCGTAGTCGCTGGTGACGGTCTCCATCTGGCCGCGGATGAGCTTGATGCGGCCTTCAATCTCCGCCTTGGTGCCAGCGCCGTCGACGATGGTGGTGTTGTCCTTGTCCACCGTGACGCGCTTGGCGCGGCCCAGGTCGTTGAGCGTGAGGTTCTCGTACTTGTGGCCGAGGTCCTCGCTGACGACCATGCCGCCCGTCAGGGTGGCCAGGTCCTTCAGCATCTCCTTGCGGCGGTCACCAAAGCCGGGGGCCTTCACCGCGCAGACGTTGAGCACGCCGCGGATCTTGTTGACCACCAGGGTGGCCAGGGCCTCGCCCTCGATGTCATCGGCGATGATGATGAGCGGCTTGCCGGAGCGGGCCACCTGCTCGAGGATGGGAATCATGTCCTGCATCGACGAGACCTTCTTCTCGCTGATGAGGAGGTAGGGGTCGTCGTGGACGACCTCCATGCGCTCGCGGTTCGTCACGAAGTACGGAGAGACGTAGCCGCGGTCGAACTGCATGCCCTCCACCACGTCGAGGTTGGTCTCCAGGCCCTTGGCCTCCTCGACGGTGATGACACCCTCCTTGCCGACCTTCTCCATCGCGTCCGCGATGATGGCGCCGATGGTGTCGTCACCGTTGGCGGAGATGGTACCCACCTGGGTGATGGCCTTCTTGTCGGCGGTGGGCTTGGACATCTTCTTCAGCTCCGCCACCACGACCTCGACGGCCTTGTCGATGCCGCGCTTGAGGTCCATGGGGCTGTGGCCCGCGGCCACCAGCTTCAGGCCCTCCTCATAGATGGAACGCGCCAGCACCGTCGCCGTCGTGGTGCCGTCGCCGGCCTTGTCGGAGGTCTTGGACGCGACCTCCTTCACCATCTGCGCGCCCATGTTCTCGAACTTGTTCTCGAGGTCGATCTCCTTGGCGACGGTGACGCCGTCCTTGGTGATCGTGGGCGAGCCGAAGCTCTTCTCGATGACCACGTTACGGCCCTTGGGGCCGAGGGTCACCGCGACAGCGTCCGACAGAATCCGGACACCGCGCAGGATGGCCTCACGCGCGGACTGGTGGAAGAAAATCTCCTTCGCTGCCATCGCAACCTCCTGAATTTACTGGGGAATTATGTTGTGACTACGCTGGCCGTTAGCACTCGGCCATGGCGAGCGCCAACATAAGGGCCAGCGGGATGATGTCAACCGAGAAGGGCAACCCTGTGGGCGAGCCGACGCGTCCAGCCTCCCTGGGTGCAGGGCTGGCGGGGGCCCTACTCCGCGAAGCGCACGAGGGTGAGCAGTTGCCCCATGTCCAGCGGCTTGCGCAGGGTGAGGGCCACGCCCTTGCGCAGGCCGCGCTCGGTGATGCCCTCGTCGTTGCTGCCCGTCATCATGAGCACGGGAATGGACTGGAAGCGGGCTTCCGCCTTGAGCATCTCCGTGAAGCGGATGCCGTCCATGTGGGGCATGACGTAGTCGGTGATGACCATGCCCACCTGGTTGCGCTCCAGGATGTCGAGCGCCTGCAGGGCGTCCGCCGCCGAGTAGACCGTGTACCCATGCATCTCCAGGAAGCGAGAGAGCATGGTGCACAGCTCGAGATCGTCGTCGACGACTAGGATGTTCACGGGACGGAGCCGCCACGCATGGACGGGTCGCGCAACCTAACAGCCGTGGCCGTCGTTGACAACGCACAGTGCGCCTTCATATGTGCCGGCCCATGGGGAAGCGGACCGCGAAGCGAGAGGGGGTGGACGGCGTGGAGGCTCGACTGGACGCGGTGGCGGACGCCTTCGAGGCGGGTGACTTCGAGACGGCGCTGGCCGGAGCGGAGGCCCTGCTGGCGGACGCGCCCGAGCTGCCCCCGGCCCTGCACTTCCGGGCAGCGGCCCTGGTGGAATTGGGACGGTTGGAGGAAGCCGGCCGGGCCTTCGGACAGGCCCTGAAGGTGGCTCCGGAGGACCTGGAGGTGCTCCTGGGCGCCGCGGACTGCCTGGTGTGCCGCGCCGGGGAGGACCGCGAGGCGGTGGCCGAGGGGCTGGCCCTGTGCGCGCGAGGCCGGCGCCTGGCCCAGAAGGCCGATGATGTGGAGCTGCTGTACGAATTCCTCCTCCTGGAGGGCATGGGCCTGAACCAGATGGGCGAGTGCGCCACGGCGCTGGCCAGCCTGGACGCGGCGCTCGGGCACGTGCCGCGCTCACTGGACGCGCAGCTGGAGCGCGGGATTGCCCTCTTCGAGCTATGCCGCTTCGAAGAGGCGCGGGCCGCCTTCGACAAGGTGCTGAAGGACGTGCCGGACGAGGCGTGGGCGCACCACTACCTGGGGCTGATGGCGGAGCGGCGCGGGGACGCGAAGGAGGCGAAGAAGCGCTTCGGGAAGGCGCAGGCGCTGGTGCCCGAGGAGTTCCCTCCTCCCGTGGAGCTGGAGGAGTCCGCGTTCGACCGCGCGGTGGAGGACGCGGTGAAGTCCCTGCCCCGGCACGCGAAGCAGTACCTGGACAACGTGACGATTGCCGTGGAGGACCTGCCCTCGGACGAGGACCTGCTGGGGCAGGACCCGCCGCTGTCTCCGAGCATCCTGGGGGTGTTCCGGGGCACGCCCGTGGGCGAGCGCAGCGTGACGAACGCGTACGACCACTACCCCGCGTCCATCGTGCTGTACCAGAAGAACCTGGAGCGCTTCGCGAGGACGCGCGAGGAGCTCATCGAGCAGATTGGAATCACGGTGATGCACGAGGTCGGTCACCTCATGGGACTGGATGAGGACGACCTGTGGCAACGGGGGCTGGACTGACGGACGGGGCACGCAGGGCCGCCAGCGTCTGGCGGATGCCCTCGCTGTAGGGCGTCTTGCGCACGGTGCCCAGCAGTCCACGCAGGGCCGAGTCGTCCATGAGGACGGGCTTCGTGAGGAGGTAGTGCATCTCCACCAGCTCGCGCATGAACGGGTCGAAGAGGCCGATGAGCCGGAGCATCCCCTTCCCCATCGTCATGAGCTTCGGAGGACGGCCCGCCTGGGCGAAGATTTCATTCACGAGCTCCCGCTGGGTGGTGACGCCCGCGCCGGCCAGGTTCCACCAACGGCCGTAGGCGCGAGGCTCATCCATGAGCGCGGTGACGACGGGGCCCACGTCGGGCACGTAGACGAACTCGTGCGGGGCGTCGATGGGGCCGATGAGCCCGGCGCGCTTGCCCTGCGCGGCGGAGAGGAAGGCGCGGTGGAGGAAGCTCTTGTCCACGCCCGGGCCGTAGAAGTCGGGGAGGCGGAGGATGGTTCCGCGGATGCGACCGGCGGCGTCCTCGGCCATGAGGAGGTCCTCCTGCTCCTTGCGCATGCGCCCCTTGAAGGTGTGGGGCTCGCGGGGGTGGTCCTCCGTGACGGGCGTGGAGCGCGGCAGGCCGTACGGGTAGACGGTGCCAATGAGCAGCACCTGCTTCACGCCCTCGGCGATGGCGGCGTCCAGCGTGCGGCGCATCAGCTGCGGGTGGAGCTGGAACTGCCAGTAGTTCACCCCGACCATGTAGACGAGCGTGTGGATGCCGCGAGCCGCGGCCCGGATGGAGTCCGGGTCGTCAGGGTTCCAGGTGGCGACCTCCGCCAGAGGGTCCGCGCCGAACTCCTTCTGGAGGCTGGCCTTCGAGCGCCCCACCACCCGGTAGGCCCGCCCCTGCGCCTGGAGGGCCTGCGCCACGCTCTGTCCGACGACGCCCGAGGCGCCGAACAACGCCACCTTGTCCATGTCGTACTCCCTGTTCCGAACGGCGAGAGGTTTATGAACACCGTTCTGTGAACACCGTTCATTTATTGGTGGCCGTTCGGGATGTCAAGACCTACACTGCGAACATGGGGATCGCGGATCGAAAGGAGCGGCAGCGGGCGGAGCTGCGCGAGCAGATTGTCCGGGTGGCCCGGGACATGGTGATGCGCGAGGGCTTCAGCGCCTTGTCGATGCGTAAGCTGGCGGACGCCGTGGAGTACGCGCCGGCGACGCTGTACCTGCACTTCGAGAACCGGGACGCAATTGCGAAGGAACTGTGCGTTCGCGGGTTCCAGGACCTGCTGGCGGCCTTGGAGCCGGCGGCCACGGTGGAGGAGCCGGTGGAGCGGCTGACGAGGATGGCCGAGGCCTACGTGAAGTTCGGCCTGGGGCAGCCGGAGACGTATCGGCTCATCTTCATGGAGGACGCGAAGCTGTCGACGGCGCTGTTCGGTGATGCGGAGGGCGCGGGGCCGAAGTCATTCGCCGTGCTGGTGCGGGTGTTCGAGGATCTGAAAACGGCCGGGCGACTTGCGGAGGACGCCGAGCCCTCAAAGCTGGCCGAGGTGCTCTGGGCGGGACTTCACGGGATTGTGAGCCTGCGGCTCACGTGCACGGGGTTCAAGGGCGCACCCGCCGAGGAGCTGGCACGGCTGCTGGTGGCCACGCTGGTGGAGGGGCTGCCGGGGTTGAAGCCGGCCAAGGCGGCGAAGAAGGCGCGGTGAGCCGTGGCGTTGGTTGACGGGGCCGTGGGCGTGCGGCAGTAATCGACGGTGGTAGGGCCTCCGGACCTGGTGGCCGGCCCGGTCTTCAAAACCGGTGAGGGGTCGCGAGAGCGGTCCCTGGTGAGTTCGATTCTCATGCCCTACCGCCACCCTTTTTCTCTCTGAAATCGGGCGGTTGCAGCCGACTCTCGGTGCAGGATGAATCGTTCGGGCGGGTGCGCAGGCGTTCAGTCGGCTACGTACAAATTGCGTACAACCTTCGCGCCCCCAGCCCCATCTCGCGCATCAACCGGGTTCGCTGATAGCGATCGCGTCCAAGGAGCATTGCTCTGCTGCGACCCGCGAGCGGCATACCCACCTATTCGAGCAAACCTACTCACTCAGCCCTGCCCCTCAGCGCTTCACGAAAGGCCCTCGGGCACAGGAGCCGAGAGTTCCTGCGCCCTGCGTCGCCCCTCATGGTCAGCAGTCAGGACGGGCGTGGTCGTCCTAGACGTGACGACCCACGAAGCGCTCCGCGATGCCACGCTGCTGATTCAGCTGACTGCTCAGGGAGAAGCGGACGTGCAGGCAGGCCGCACGGTGGTCTCACGCCCTCCGCGCACGAGGACGCGCAGCCATCCCTCGGAGCTCCTGGGGAAGCAGCTGTCTGGGACGCCTCATGGCGAGGTCAACGCTGGAGCGATTTCATGAGTGTTTGCGCGGGTTCTTTTCGCGAGATGTCGTCCTGGATTCCCATTACATCCGTCCGCCAGGCACTCTCGAGCGCATTCAACGCACGCGCCCTGTCCTCATCGAGGAGCAGGTAATGCTCGATTCGCATGAGTGCCATGAGCGCCTGGTACTGCTCGAATGGCGAGTCGGGTTGTTGGATGGACTGCAGGATGAGATCCATGCTCAAGAGGACGACAGGCACCTCGACCTTCTGCCAAGCTGCCAGCGCCGCAATCCGCGCACCCTCCGGGTTCTCATGCTGGCGGTAGAGCTCTTCCAGGTCCTTCGCGGAGAAGAACACTTCGGGGATCACGCTCATCATGCGCGCGACCACTCCATTCAAGAGCGTCGTCCGCTCGTCACCTGACGGGAGCCGCTCGCGCATCTGCGTGTAGTCCGCCGCGAGCCGCAGCAGGCGCGAGCGCACCTCCTCCTTCACCTCGCAGCCGCCTGACGTCTCCTCGAACTTCTCGCTCGGGACCGGGGTTGCGCTTCCTCCCACGGTGTTGGCGAGACGGCGGGCCTCTTCAGGCCTCGTGGAGGCATCCCCGTAGACGACGGCATACCGTGCAGACGTCGCAGACGTCTCCCGACGTGCGCGGACCACGTGGAGCCGGTCGATGTTGAACTCGGTGCCAAGGCTGACGGCCAGTGCCTCCCGCTGGGCGAGGTACGTGTCCACGGTCGCGGCACACCCGGCCTGTTCACTCAGGAGGACGACGTACCCGATCACCTGGAGCGTGAGCTCGACTTTGGTTCCAGGAAGCACTCGAGCCTTAGCGGAAGGCGCCTGTGCAGCGACGATTTCCCCAGGGAGGCCTTCTGATTGGGGCTCGGGCAAGACGGCCACCAGCCCGACGTCCTCGAGTGCGGCGCGCGCTTCTGACCTGCCCCGCCCCACCACGTCGGGAACGTCGACGAGGCGCACGTCGGGCCCTCCCCATCTGAATTCCACCCTGTTATTCAGGGCAAAGCACGCCTCGGTGTTTTCCGTGCAGCGCGGCCGCGTCTCGCCGTAGCCGACGGTTTCGAGGCGGGAGGCGGGCACGCCCAGCTCGATGAGGGCCCGCTTGACCGACCCGGCAAGCCTGTTGCTGAGCTGCAAGGCGTAGGTATCATCACCCGGGAAGCCGGTGTGCCCTTCGAGGGTCACGCGCGAACCGTCCGTACTGTCGTTGATACAGCGAGCGTATTGCTGGATCAGGACCCGCTCCGGCCCGCGGAGCCGAGCTTCGTTGAATCCGATCCGTAGCGGAGGCAGCTCAGTCAGCTCGCACCTGGGGGGCAGCCGCATCACCGTGACATCGACCCGGCTGCCGGGCCTTGCTTGGCTCCCCTCCGTGAGAGACTGCGAGCTGACTACTATGTCCGGGTCGTTGAGCGGCACGTCCGGCGTCTGCCCCTGCACCTTGCCGAGCACCAACCGTGCTTGCTCAAGGAGGCCCTGCGCCTCGCTCACGCGCCGGGTGACCAGATCGGGCACCTCCACGAAGACTTCTACGGGGGGCGCTACGGGGGGCGCTACGGGGGGCGCTACGGGGGGCGCTACGGGGACCTTCCACTGCAGATCCACCCTGCGATTCCGGGCCCGACACGCCTCAGTCGTCTCCTGGCACAGCAGCTTGGACGTGCCCGCCCCTTGCGTCTCGATGCGGGAGGAGCTCACTCCGAGGGAGATAAGGTATCTGGCGGCCTGCTGGGCCAGCGCCTCGCTGGCGCTCTGAACGGTCGCCCCGCGCTCCTCCCCCTCCGCATGTCCGGTGATGAGCAGTTTGCCTGGAGCAGACCGCTTCTTGACGCAATCCGCGACGTGCTTGAGTTGCTCCCGCCCCATACCGGAAAAGCCATCGACCCCGTACGCGAACCGGACCGGCTCGAACGCGTCGCACCCACTCGGGACGTCACGCACGAGGGACCAGAGCCGCACCTCCTTCTGGGAGGTGGTGAGAAGGGTGGTGCCGTCCATGCTGAGACGCGCGTCCGTGACACCATCGTGGTGAATCCCCTCCACGAGGATCTCGCGTGTTTGCGCCTCCTGGAGGGAGATGCTTCCGTTGGAGTCTCGCTGGACCAGCAGGAGGCCCCACGGCGTGGCGCCGACACGCAGGTAGCCCCCGTCCACGTGGAGCCGGAAGAGCGGCTCACCCGAGCGTGCATCCCACCCCAGCACCCTCCCGTCCGCCGTGGTGTTCAGCAGCAGGGAGCTGTCATCGCTCGTGAACGCTGGCCGACCTGGGTCGAAGGGCGGCTCCCCGGGCACCACTCCCCCCGGCCGCAGGGTGAAGGGAACCTGTGCCAACCGCTCCATGTCCCACGCTACCCACTCCCCCGTCTCCTCACCGATGAGCACCCGGTCGTCGGAAGGGAATGCCGCGGTGGAGAACTTCGCGCCCTGCGACTGCCGCCGGTCGATTGACCAGCGTGAGGTGCCGGATGGGAGGTCCCAGACCCGAGCGGTGAACGCGCTGAGCCCGAGCAGGCGCTCGCCGCCGGAACTGAAGCGCAGCAGCGACATGTCCTCATCGGAGCGCAGGACGCGTGGTTCGCCGCCGGAGCGGACATCCCACAAGCGCACCCCACCGCCCTCGGAGGCAATGGCGAGCACGTTGCCCGTCGGGGCAAACGCCATGGCCGTGATGCGGCTCTGGTGCCCGGGAGACACTTCCTTCCAAGGTTCTGTCAGTGGCTCCACCCGCTGCACTACTCCGCTCTCCAGCCCCAGGATGAGCTGCTTTGCGTCCGGGCTCAGAGCCACTGCCGCGATGAGCGGGAGCTCCGAGAGTGGCTCCACCCTCGGGGTGCACAAAACCCCCACGAGGGCCGCGCTCGCGCATGCGGCCACGAAGCGCACCTGCTGCGGCCGGAACGCAGCCCACCCACGTACCCGCGCCCTCATGCGCTCGCGAAGACTCCGCGGAGCACGGCTTGCCGCGCTCACCTGCAGGGGCGACGGCATGACTCCGACGTGGCGGAACAGGCGCCGTAGGATGCCCGGCGCCTCGAGCACCGGGGCCTCGATGCGCGCGCCCGCCATGAAGCCGACGAACACCGCGTCCCTCATCGGGCTCTCCGGCGAAGACGTCTGGAGGAGCTGAAGCGGGTTCCAGGCCTTGAGGCGCAGACCTCCGCCGGACCCGTCCGGGCCCTGCCCTTGTCGCGCGAGGGTCCTCCGGGCCAGCAGCGCCAGCCTCATCCTGAGGCAGCGCCGGACAGCGCGCTCCTGGCCAGCGGAGAGCTGGGTGAGTAGGGTCCTGCGGAGCCATTCAGGCATCACCCCATGCTGGAACCAGGGAAGGCGAGCCAGCCTGGGCAGGTGGACTGGAACGGACAGCCCGCCACCGGA
Proteins encoded in this window:
- a CDS encoding OmpA family protein, producing the protein MKPTLDLPLLTAQLRDAGFKVDTRQFLAAHQLMVELQRRGVRIDEDVQALTSHLGPLFCTSPEEQARFRRVVQAHLAVPPPPTKQPESPDFGGLQRAIAGFSVVACLLFLWFVGRDRLSGEETHSSDGGSVDGGVLDAGVDGGVLDAGVDGGVLDAGVDAGVPPPQTWLRVGEPRTFSPSAVGESQSPGLDWKRGGLLGVIGGLVVFGLWSLLAWRARRLVLQKLPEAERPDFVHLDPEPSDAFWLEDARLRELAAGLRRPRELLQVPEFDARRTAEAAARGAGFSLPLFSSRKTIPHYLFLVHRRAPQDHQARLVEGLLEELGKRHVAVARYTFVEDPRTAFSADGERTPIPLARLLARHHASTVVLVAEARTFLDPLMARPAPWLADFRRLPRRVLLTPAPVAHWGREELAVEQEGFAIVPLETEALVAFARSEGGGMARPQALAEFTRPFPPSIRRNPERWLECATPDAVVIARLLRELRAYLGPSAFTWLAACAAYPEVEWDLTLYLARAVPKVVDGSGGGLSVPVHLPRLARLPWFQHGVMPEWLRRTLLTQLSAGQERAVRRCLRMRLALLARRTLARQGQGPDGSGGGLRLKAWNPLQLLQTSSPESPMRDAVFVGFMAGARIEAPVLEAPGILRRLFRHVGVMPSPLQVSAASRAPRSLRERMRARVRGWAAFRPQQVRFVAACASAALVGVLCTPRVEPLSELPLIAAVALSPDAKQLILGLESGVVQRVEPLTEPWKEVSPGHQSRITAMAFAPTGNVLAIASEGGGVRLWDVRSGGEPRVLRSDEDMSLLRFSSGGERLLGLSAFTARVWDLPSGTSRWSIDRRQSQGAKFSTAAFPSDDRVLIGEETGEWVAWDMERLAQVPFTLRPGGVVPGEPPFDPGRPAFTSDDSSLLLNTTADGRVLGWDARSGEPLFRLHVDGGYLRVGATPWGLLLVQRDSNGSISLQEAQTREILVEGIHHDGVTDARLSMDGTTLLTTSQKEVRLWSLVRDVPSGCDAFEPVRFAYGVDGFSGMGREQLKHVADCVKKRSAPGKLLITGHAEGEERGATVQSASEALAQQAARYLISLGVSSSRIETQGAGTSKLLCQETTEACRARNRRVDLQWKVPVAPPVAPPVAPPVAPPVEVFVEVPDLVTRRVSEAQGLLEQARLVLGKVQGQTPDVPLNDPDIVVSSQSLTEGSQARPGSRVDVTVMRLPPRCELTELPPLRIGFNEARLRGPERVLIQQYARCINDSTDGSRVTLEGHTGFPGDDTYALQLSNRLAGSVKRALIELGVPASRLETVGYGETRPRCTENTEACFALNNRVEFRWGGPDVRLVDVPDVVGRGRSEARAALEDVGLVAVLPEPQSEGLPGEIVAAQAPSAKARVLPGTKVELTLQVIGYVVLLSEQAGCAATVDTYLAQREALAVSLGTEFNIDRLHVVRARRETSATSARYAVVYGDASTRPEEARRLANTVGGSATPVPSEKFEETSGGCEVKEEVRSRLLRLAADYTQMRERLPSGDERTTLLNGVVARMMSVIPEVFFSAKDLEELYRQHENPEGARIAALAAWQKVEVPVVLLSMDLILQSIQQPDSPFEQYQALMALMRIEHYLLLDEDRARALNALESAWRTDVMGIQDDISRKEPAQTLMKSLQR